From Melanotaenia boesemani isolate fMelBoe1 chromosome 12, fMelBoe1.pri, whole genome shotgun sequence, a single genomic window includes:
- the si:dkey-67c22.2 gene encoding serine/arginine repetitive matrix protein 2, whose product MESAVGIPSGEDEAHEKDDMNAKEGIEPPHKKNKKHRKHKSKKKKRRRKGEKESSSESGAESDVEPPPPPRPVRTTRASARLAAAAEHAGIKEEGKKDSITDRADMEGETKSKKHKKQAAKKKKKKRKKDEKQGKKSPSSESSSASGSESEGEGSKVPGDSKFSSAAATDVQEPVSRVVSKGKRGEDKEAPVIMQTPELPGVKMEEMTDMDVTLTGGEDGGPNESEKQIRSPSAGQDEMVQTEVVKIKTEGSHGNGMISHAQELPDIIPKQDGTTPRDDPGLKDQTNSVQEVKVKKNDSSRSPSPSRGLEIKRSESGPSRSPSPNLSKLQSDSQTTELVKEQSRSHSKSPTKGRLSSAPLKSRQMSRSKSRSLSPKSKRKLHSPSRKSPKRAGHRSRSTSLSVSPKKKVSKSPRKSRSPKRRRSSLSVSPKRRRSSPSPKRRVSRSPKRGGRRSPSLSRSPRRRRKSESRSRGGTRRSKTRSPRRGGGGGRRSLSRSVTRPRRSHSRSRRPIGRSRSRSLGRRAGGRRSRSRSLSRRRRSPRSRRSRSRSLRRSRRTRSRSIVVLKRNRRSRSRSLRKRTKSKTPPSRRRSKSRSPVRRRSRSPGRRNRSPPRSGKRSKSRSLSRRHRSPQAGKKRSKSPRRSRRSKSKSGSAELNRSKSRSRSESSNGRSESSSSARSVSSTPVKEKKSSPPTVEKTFSVKAAEENGGLSVAADLAGDLKPVPPPPDPNSQGGSSSEKLQEQPIQWKSLNAPRSRSASQEKGTGQVGSSEGSDEDEPSPVKTPSESQRSSSGSASPEPPKKQLSKSRSPTDRRKLSPSKSKSRRKLSRSKSPVRKRESVSPSERKKRQSKSPARRRKSRSRSATRRKRSSSKSRTRNRRSKSRSPTRKRRSRSPNARGRRRSKSTDRNKRSKSRSTGRRKRSRSGDRSRRSRSRSSDRRRRSRSRGRGRRPVFRSRSFDRRDRWKREPSHSPVLILRKQRRSGSRTRRSTSKTPPRLTDLDKDQLLEIAKANAAAMCAKAGVPIPENLRPKAILQLPLPTPSPAPLSLPLPLPLPMGMGMPNMSNMPNMGPMGLPSIPGMPAMSNMTMSAAVASMTAATMTAALTNMGALAAMPPLAPLPTITNKPPPCLAPPTPSLNLDHIEEAKRKVTQQANIHTIKELTEKCKMIANSKEEMAIAKPHVSDDES is encoded by the exons ATGGAAAGTGCAGTGGGCATTCCTTCTG GGGAGGATGAAGCACATGAGAAAGATGACATGAATGCCAAGGAAGGGATTGAGCCACCCcataagaaaaacaagaagcacagaaaacacaagagcaagaagaagaagaggaggaggaaaggcgAGAAGGAGAGCAGCTCAGAATCTGGTGCTGAGTCAGATGTGGAGCCCCCGCCTCCACCGAGACCTGTTAGGACCACCAGAGCCAG TGCCAGACTGGCGGCAGCTGCAGAACATGCTGGGATTAAAGAGGAGGGCAAAAAGGATTCAATTACAG ATCGTGCTGATATGGAAGGAGAAACGAAAtccaaaaaacataaaaaacaggctgctaaaaagaagaaaaagaagagaaagaaagatgaaaagcaGGGGAAGAAGTCCCCATCATCTGAAAGCAGCTCAGCTTCAGGTTCTGAGTCTGAAGGTGAAGGAAGTAAAGTACCTGGTGATAGTAAATTTTCTTCAGCTGCTGCAACTGATGTTCAGGAACCGGTATCCAGAGTGGTTTCTAAAGGCAAACGAGGGGAGGACAAAGAAGCTCCTGTCATCATGCAGACACCTGAATTGCCAGGAGTAAAGATGGAGGAGATGACTGACATGGATGTGACTTTAACTGGAGGGGAAGATGGTGGTCCCAATGAATCAGAAAAGCAAATAAGATCACCTTCTGCAGGCCAGGATGAGATGGTGCAGACAGAAGTGGTTAAGATTAAGACAGAAGGCAGTCATGGAAACGGTATGATCAGCCATGCCCAGGAATTACCTGATATCATCCCAAAACAGGATGGTACTACCCCAAGAGATGATCCAGGCCTAAAAGATCAGACCAATTCAGTCCAAGAGGTAAAGGTAAAGAAGAATGACTCATCCAGGTCTCCTTCCCCTTCTAGGGGCTTAGAGATAAAGAGATCAGAATCAGGCCCAAGTCGGTCTCCATCACCTAACCTCAGCAAGCTGCAGTCTGACAGTCAAACAACAGAATTAGTGAAAGAGCAGTCTAGATCCCATTCCAAGTCACCCACAAAGGGAAGACTATCTTCAGCTCCTCTAAAAAGTCGTCAGATGTCCCGTTCTAAATCCCGCTCTCTGTCTCCTAAATCCAAGAGAAAATTACACTCTCCATCACGCAAATCTCCTAAGAGAGCTGGCCATCGGTCCAGATCTACCTCGCTCTCTGTCAGCCCCAAGAAGAAGGTGTCAAAGTCTCCAAGGAAGTCCAGGTCTCCTAAACGACGGAGAAGTTCTTTATCTGTTTCTCCAAAGCGACGCAGGAGTTCTCCCTCTCCTAAAAGAAGAGTGTCACGATCTCCTAAGCGTGGTGGTCGCAGGTCTCCTTCTTTGTCTCGATCTCCAAGGAGACGACGAAAGTCAGAGTCACGTTCCCGTGGAGGTACAAGGCGATCAAAGACACGCTCACCTAGGCGAGGTGGTGGAGGTGGTAGACGGTCTCTGTCCCGTTCTGTGACCAGACCCCGAAGGTCTCACTCTAGATCTCGACGTCCTATTGGCCGCTCCAGATCACGGTCACTGGGAAGGCGTGCTGGAGGCCGGCGCTCCAGGAGCCGATCCTTGTCAAGGCGTCGGAGATCACCGAGATCCCGGCGCTCACGATCTCGGTCACTGCGCAGGAGCAGGCGTACTCGGTCGCGCTCCATTGTAGTACTGAAGCGCAACCGCCGCTCCAGATCCAGAAGTCTCCGCAAACGCACCAAATCCAAAACCCCACCATCCCGGAGGCGCTCTAAATCCCGGTCACCAGTGAGAAGGCGTTCTCGTTCCCCAGGAAGAAGAAATCGTTCTCCACCAAGATCTGGAAAAAGGTCCAAGTCCCGCTCATTGTCTCGAAGGCACCGGTCACCACAGGCAGGCAAGAAGAGGTCCAAATCTCCCAGGAGGAGTAGAAGGTCAAAGTCTAAATCTGGCTCTGCAGAGTTGAACAGATCTAAGTCTAGATCCAGGTCTGAATCAAGTAATGGAAGGTCTGAAAGCTCATCCTCGGCCAGGTCTGTGTCTTCCACTCCAGTTAAAGAGAAGAAATCTTCCCCACCTACAGTAGAGAAGACATTTAGTGTTAAAgcagcggaagaaaatggaggactttcagttgctgcag ACCTTGCAGGTGATTTGAAACCAGTGCCCCCTCCACCTGACCCTAACTCCCAAGGTGGAAGTTCCTCTGAAAAGTTGCAGGAGCAGCCCATTCAGTGGAAAAGCTTGAATGCTCCAAGGTCCAGATCTGCTTCTCAAGAAAAAGGCACTGGCCAAGTGGGTTCATCAGAAGGGTCAGATGAAGATGAGCCTTCTCCAGTTAAAACGCCATCTGAAAGCCAGAGAAGCTCCTCAGGTTCTGCATCTCCGGAACCACCGAAGAAGCAGCTATCCAAGTCACGCTCGCCTACAGATCGCAGGAAACTCTCTCCTTCCAAGTCTAAATCCAGAAGAAAGTTGTCCAG GTCCAAGTCTCCAGTGAGGAAAAGAGAATCTGTCTCTCcatcagaaagaaagaagcGACAGTCCAAATCTCCTGCCCGACGGCGGAAGTCCCGCTCACGCTCTGCTACACGCCGTAAACGTTCAAGTTCCAAGTCACGAACCAGAAACCGACGATCCAAATCCCGCTCTCCAACCCGCAAGAGAAGATCTCGTTCCCCAAATGCTCGAGGAAGGAGGAGGTCCAAGTCCACTGACAGGAATAAGCGTTCTAAGAGCCGTTCCACAGGCCGGAGAAAAAGGTCCAGGTCAGGAGACAGAAGCAGGCGGTCTCGATCTCGTTCCTCAGATCGTAGACGCAGGTCAAGGTCACGAGGTCGGGGGAGGCGGCCAGTATTTCGCAGTCGTTCGTTTGACAGACGAGACAGATGGAAGAGGGAGCCTAGCCACTCTCCAGTTCTTATTCTACGCAAACAGCGGCGCTCAGGGTCCCGAACACGACGCAGCACTAGCAAGACGCCACCACGGCTCACTGATCTGG ATAAGGACCAGTTACTTGAGATAGCAAAAGCTAATGCTGCCGCCATGTGCGCTAAGGCGGGGGTTCCCATTCCCGAGAACCTTCGGCCAAAAGCCATCCTCCAGCTTCCTCTGCCAACGCCATCTCCTGCACCCCTCTCCTTACCTTTACCATTACCTCTTCCGATGGGCATGGGGATGCCCAACATGTCAAATATGCCCAACATGGGTCCAATGGGATTACCCAGTATTCCGGGAATGCCCGCTATGTCAAATATGACCATGAGCGCAGCTGTGGCAAGTATGACTGCAGCCACTATGACGGCTGCCTTGACCAACATGGGTGCCCTGGCGGCCATGCCTCCCCTTGCCCCTCTTCCTACAATTACTAACAAGCCTCCCCCGTGCCTTGCCCCTCCAACACCATCTCTTAACCTGGACCACATTGAGGAAGCGAAGAGGAAGGTCACTCAGCAGGCTAACATACATACCATCAAGGAGCTGACTGag AAATGTAAGATGATTGCAAATAGCAAGGAGGAGATGGCTATTGCTAAACCACATGTCTCAGATGATGAAAGCTAA